One stretch of Tenacibaculum sp. MAR_2010_89 DNA includes these proteins:
- the der gene encoding ribosome biogenesis GTPase Der, with protein MSNIIAIVGRPNVGKSTLFNRLVQRREAIVDSVSGVTRDRHYGKSEWNGKEFSVIDTGGYVVGSDDIFEGEIRKQVQLAIDEADIIVFVVDVEQGITPMDDAVAKILRQVKKPLFMAVNKVDNAMRDADAVEFYNLGLGDYYTISSINGSGTGELLDAVVEAIPEPDQEEEESELPRFAIVGRPNAGKSSFINALIGEDRNIVTNIAGTTRDSIDTKYNRFGFEFNLVDTAGIRKKSKVKEDLEFYSVMRAVRAIEHCDVAVLVIDATRDFEGQDEKIFWLAEKNRKGVVILVNKWDLVEKQTNTMRDFEAQIRKKIAPFTDVPIVFTSVLTKQRIFKAIETAVEVFENRKRRIQTSKLNETMLEIIQHNPPPATKGKYIKIKYCMQLPTHTPQFAFFANLPQYIRDPYRRYIENQLREHYNYTGVPISIYFRQK; from the coding sequence ATGAGTAATATTATAGCAATAGTAGGAAGACCAAACGTAGGTAAATCTACCTTATTTAACCGTTTAGTTCAACGTAGAGAAGCAATAGTTGATTCTGTAAGTGGTGTTACAAGAGACAGGCACTATGGAAAATCAGAATGGAACGGTAAAGAATTTTCTGTAATTGATACAGGAGGATATGTAGTTGGGTCAGATGATATCTTTGAAGGTGAAATTAGAAAACAGGTACAATTAGCTATTGATGAAGCTGATATTATAGTATTTGTGGTAGATGTAGAGCAAGGAATTACTCCTATGGATGATGCTGTAGCTAAAATATTACGCCAAGTTAAAAAGCCTCTTTTTATGGCTGTAAACAAGGTAGATAACGCCATGAGAGATGCTGATGCTGTAGAGTTTTACAATCTTGGATTAGGTGATTATTATACTATATCTTCTATAAATGGTAGTGGTACTGGAGAATTATTAGATGCTGTAGTTGAGGCTATTCCTGAACCAGATCAAGAAGAAGAAGAAAGTGAACTACCTCGTTTTGCTATAGTTGGAAGACCTAATGCTGGAAAATCATCTTTTATCAATGCTTTAATTGGAGAAGACAGAAACATTGTTACCAATATTGCTGGTACAACTAGAGATTCTATAGATACAAAATATAATAGATTTGGTTTTGAATTCAATTTAGTAGATACAGCTGGAATTAGAAAAAAATCAAAAGTTAAAGAAGATTTAGAGTTCTATTCCGTAATGAGAGCTGTAAGAGCAATTGAACATTGTGATGTTGCTGTTCTAGTAATTGATGCAACAAGAGATTTTGAAGGTCAAGATGAAAAAATATTTTGGTTAGCTGAGAAAAACAGAAAAGGAGTTGTTATTCTAGTTAATAAATGGGATTTAGTTGAAAAACAAACCAATACTATGCGTGATTTTGAAGCGCAGATACGTAAAAAAATAGCTCCTTTTACTGATGTACCAATTGTATTTACTTCTGTACTTACAAAACAACGTATATTCAAAGCTATTGAAACTGCTGTTGAAGTATTTGAAAACAGAAAACGTCGTATTCAAACTAGTAAGTTAAATGAAACTATGCTAGAAATTATACAACATAATCCACCACCAGCAACTAAAGGTAAATATATCAAAATTAAATACTGTATGCAGTTACCTACGCATACTCCCCAATTTGCCTTCTTTGCTAATTTACCTCAATATATTAGAGATCCATATAGACGTTATATAGAAAATCAATTACGTGAACATTATAACTATACAGGTGTTCCTATAAGTATCTATTTTAGACAGAAATAA